The genomic interval TGCGCCACCTCAGGCTAGCCTGGCTTTGAGCTTTACCAAGAGACAGAAttccacatacatttttttttttttactaagttATAAAAATATACCCCATCACCAAAGACACCTGTGCACAAGTGTCTGTCCCTTCTGTCACCAACCTAGGGCACTACATCCTTCCCAACATCATGACCCTACTGCCAGGTCTACAGATTTTGTAACACTCAAAGTGTCCTGCATTAAAAAGCACGTGTCTATTTCCTACGTGAAGGGGCCAAGGGAGCCCTGGTGGCCCAAATATCTTCACCCAGGACTGGGAGGGCGGCACTGATGACAACCAAGGGGTGGATGCTGACACTCCATCCCAGGACAGGTGGCTGGGTAGGATTCCCTGAGCCCCTGACAGCTGGGACATAGGGCCAGGACTTGTACCCGAGGCAGCTGGGCAGCGGGCAGTCACATTCCAGTAGGCCCTGAGGAATCCCCAAATAAGTCATGCTGGGAGGAAAGCGAGACACCAAAACAGAAACATGCCCTGCCATCCGGGCGTGGCTCACTCTGTCTTCGCGCAGGGCTGGTTGGCATGGTGCTAAACTCCCTAGACCTCCCTCCTTCTCCACAAGAACAGCTCTGCTTATCGACATGCACGCAGCCCAGGCTCCCCTAGatccctggaggctccagaaacACCAAAGGCCAAAACGCCAGCAGCCACTAACCCAAACCCACGTCTTCCTCCTGTCATTTCCTCATCCTGACGCTCACGGGTGCAAGGACTCTCCTTGGCCTTCCTCATCCTGCTTTCAGGCAGCAAACAGAAATGGGGAAATCCCTGGTGGGGCCAGGAGACAGAAAGGAACCTCCAGAAACTCCCTGGGTCTCTCCCGGCCAcccaaataaaagaaaactttaatcAGTAAAGGCTTCTGAATACAtcgtaaaagaaaacaaagcatttCTGAGGCATCCTTTCCATAACCGGAGGAAGGCGGCGTCAGGAGGGTGCTTCCTCGGGTCAGAGCAGAGAGTTTCCAGACGCTCAAACCCTCCAGGAATTCCTCGAGGAAACAGGAGAGAATGATCAAGGTAGTGTTTAACTGccacattccaaaaagtgaaTTCTGATCAGCCTTTTGGCTCAGCTATTTGGCGacagtcttttaaaaaacctCTTTCTCTGGGCTTTAAGAAGAAGCCATTTAATATTTGTTGGGGTGCAACCCAATATCTGAGGGAACCCAGATTTAAGTCGTCACCAAGAAAGGGATTTCCTTTGACTTCCATGCAGGATGCTCAGACAGGGAACAGGAGGTACCCTCCGAGAAGGGCAAACCCCTCTGCCCCGCAGCCAGGCAGTCCTGCATTCTGAGTCACCCATCAGccagaaactctttttttttttttttttttttttaagaaaagtaaattCATCTTGCTCACAGTCCTTTCTGGAAGAGTTGAGAAAGCAAAGAATTCACCGACTCAGCAGGAAGCAGAACGAGCTGTTCCTTCTTTTGACACGCACAAGCTAATCCCCTAGAGAGGGGGGATGTGGGAAACAGAGGGTAATTAATTCTTTGGTCACTGGTTCACTGCTGAATACCCTTGGTCAGTTTTGGCTCTCTCCtattttagggggaaaaaatatttttgtttcttttttttaaaaaataaaatgttcgcacaatgggagaaaattgctTTAAGTGTTACACCTTAGCCAACAGAGCCCAAACTCCGTGTTTCCGTTCTTTCTCTTTCGGTTTCTGCTGAGGGCTGGTGACACACTGGCCTCTTGTCAGCGGCTGCCGGCAGGGCCAGGAACAGAGTAGAACCTGCAGCACGGCTCAGTCCAGAAAGCGCTGGCAGGCCTTCTTCCACCGGCAGGCCGTGCACCACTGGTCCCGGTGCTCGATGCCATACACCTTGCGGCACTTCTTAGCCTCCCCTCGGGCTTTCCTGCAGAAAGAGAGGAATGCAAATCGAGCCCCACACAGGTGGTGGGCCCAGGAGAGTGGCCAAGTGGGGCTGGGAGAACAAGCAGAGGCCAAAGGGGCAGCTCCCGGCAAAAGCCACCAGGACCAGGGGCCAGAGGCTCTGAGGACCAGTCATCCCATCTGGTGCATCCGCCATCTGGGCTCCTCTCTGGGGACTAACCCTGGTGACTTCATCTGGGTGGGGTCGGAGTCCACGCCACTGGAGACAGGGCACAGAAACCAGAAGGCAGGGGACGACAGCGGACATCTCACCTGGCACCACTCTGGGCCCGGGGTGGAGAAGTGACGATCAGATGAGATTTCATCGCAGGTGCTGGCTGCTGGGGCTCGCTGAAGCTTAGCGACCGGCTCCGGACCTGGGCGTGGGGAGAGGGGCCGTGAGCACAAGGACATTCGGGAAAGGTGAGGGAGCTATCCTAAAAGACAGGCAGCCACCCGTCCCCAGCTCCTGGTGCAGGAGGCCTCGCACCTTCTCAGGGAGAACACTCCAGCCGAGGGGAGCTCTCGGCAGGAGAGTGAGGAAGGAGCAGGCCTTCATGCCACACTCGGGACCCAGCCAAGGACAAGGACAGGGGAGCCACTGGACCTGGCCCCCTCTGAGGCTCTCCCTGCAGGGGACTTGGACGGAGCCGCTATGCCTGGAAGCCTCACGCTGCCTCAGTGGCATCACTGGCAATCTGATTTACAGTGTGACACCGCCCTGCAGGAGATAACTCAAGACCAGCGCCTGCTAGGTAGAGTTCAAAATGACTTCCCGCTTGAGTTTGGGGTCCACCTATGGCCCTTGTCCCCAGTGGCCTTGAGATTTCTGACCCAGCCAACACAGCCTCCACAttctcccccttcctctcctcAGCATTAAAATCCTAAAAACACCCAGGGGCACTAGGAGCTGATGGGGCAACTGACCCCAGCCTCGCCTGGTGATTTTCTTGGCAAGAAACCTGCTTGCTCTGGACATCCTCTACAAGCGCCTCCTTCCACCTCCGAGAGGGGCTATGGCCAGATGGGGAGTGCCAGGGGAGGGGGCAGCACAAGGAGATCTTCAACACGTTTGGGGGCTGAAGGCAAGATGGCCACACCGACCTGTGGCCACGTGCCCCGTGCCCAAGGGATGGCCTCCAGCCCTGGGATGTGTGGGAGAGCCCTCGGCCATACCAGGCCCCAGCCGTGCTGCCCGCACACTCACCGGAGAGAGGGAGCAGGCGGCGGAGGGGGCAGCAGCCCAGCTGACACTGGTGTAGATGTGTGGTGAGACTGGGATCTGGAAGGACGGCAGAGCCTGCGGAAGACGAGGGTGTCAGCCTGGATTCTAGCTCAGGAAGTGTTCAGAGTCTGCCCACAATCCCCACAGCCTCGTGACAGCAGCAGAAGGTGCATCTCTGCGTAAGTGCAATGACCAGAAAGAGCTGGGACACACTCGGCTTTCTCGAGGACAACACTGGAGTATCATCCAATGCCTTGTAGTAGTCTCCTTATTGCAAGGCTCCAATCTCATCCTGGAACCCTTCCCTCAGCGCTGGTCTACGTGCTagcctcatgacttaatcactgcAGAAGATTTAACTTCTCAACTGGATCACCTACCAAGAATATGCCATGGCAGGTGCCAAAAGAGGCCCCAAGCCTTCTGCGTCTAGGGGGCATGGCTGGGATAAGATATGGGATCTTCCAGCAACTGCTTGAGAGTAGCAGTATGCTCATGGGTATCCAGGTTCAGGGCTATTTGTGAAAACACCAGCTACATGTCTGGGCCCCATAGGTCAGCCACAGCTCCAAGTGGGCCAAACATGAAATCGCTAAGCGGCCACTCATTCTAACAAGGAGGAGGGCTGGCTCATTTCATAAAGCTTTCTCACTGAAAGCAATACCTTTTAATAACTAATTTGCAAATTGGCCCACAGACTGATAAAATAGGCacaaaagaattttaagaaatatcaGCACACAGCAAGCTGCATGTTTCTTGAGTACCTACTACATGCAGCGAAGACCATCCTAAATGTCACCCTCTGTGATAAGTTTCTCATCCACACGGGCAAAATAGGTTGGTCCCTCTGGTACCTACAACACCTTCTCATGCCTCTAGTAATTAGTACTTTGACTGGTTATTATAATTAACCATAGTTACATATTCATTTCTCTCTCAGTCTCAACCACGCCCTCCACAAGGGCAGGGACTAAACCTCCTTCTACCTGAAAGTCTTACTTAGTCCAATTCTTGGCCCGTAGTAAGTATTCAAAACATGCGTGCTGGACTGTCTGTCCACGGAACACAATTCTAGGACCTAGACGTCACGTGGGAAGCCCAACTACACGACTCCAACCTCTCTTATAAGCAGAGGTGTGACAATTCCCCCGCCCAAATCCATCGCCCAGTTACTTAGGGATTTAGCTAGATTTCTAGTAACCACTCATGACAGCTGCCAATGTAGATAACTCCAGGAATTcccacatttattgagcagtGAATTCggtttccttttgtttccttgTAGAAGAGATTAGCAATTTGGCCAAAGGGCTCAGCCTTCCACCAGGGTGGTCGGTAGCCTGTAATCAAGCTGGCCCGTGATGAGTCAGCTATGAGCCTGAGCCTCCAGCGAGCCCCGCCCCATACCTGGTATGCATGATCTGCCTGAATGTGCCAGAAGGACCCAGGAGCTGACTTGCTGAGAGCCCCTGAGGGCAGGGAGGACTCCAGGCCAGGATGTTCTGGGCCGGAGGACTGGGCTTTGTGCAGAGGTGGTGGAAGAGCAGACAGAGGCAGGCCTGTCATGCTGGGGGTGGGAGCTGGCTCGGCGGTGGGAGTCCCAGGGACTGGGGTGCctgcggcagcagcagcagcagattcCTCCTTCAGCTGCACCTCTGTGTAGTAGAAATCCTCCTCCCGCTTGAACTGATCAGAGTCCACTGTGTCCCTGTGTGGGAGGGGGATGCGGTATAATCAGGGGTGCCCTGCCCCCTTCAAACCCAGCGGGGACCGCGGTGGGGAGGGAAGtgattgcttgaggccacccAGCAAGCCAGGGACGTAGCCCAAGAGAACACCCAGGTGCCTCGCTCCTGACGGGTGTCACCAGGATTATGTGTTGCACATCAACGGGAATTATTTTTCCTGGCACCTAAGGCTCATCCTCTCCCGGAACATGTGCCAACCTGTCCTCTGGCAGGAGGCATCCCACACTGAGCACGACCACGAGCCCTCTCTGGGCCCCACCTGCCTGCAGTCACGCTTTCTCCCCCCGGGCCATGAGTCAGCTCCTACCACTAGCAGCCTGCAAACTCGCTCTGCACAGAACACGGCGGAGGCACCAGGGTGGGGCCAGCGGAGACCCACTCCCAAGGAAGAGTCGGTGGTGCAGTGCTTGGCCACTAAACATCTTGGAAACGGGGTCTCACCAGCAACTAAACCAAATGACCCCGTTTCTACCCAGAACTAAAACATCTCGCTTCCTGCAATGAGGCAAGAAGACACATCCCCAAGATGGACAGAGCTCCCTTCCCATCAACAGCAACAATGTTCACCAGGATGTCTTTCTCACGGGGCcaggaagagacaccaggggGTGTTCCCATCAAGCCACGTTCCTGAAAGCACTGTGGGCTGTGGGTCACAGGGACTCGGCAGGGTGGAGGGACACCCACACGCGACCCTAGGCTGGAGGCCCTGGGCTCGCACATACCCCAGGTGGAGGGCTTTGACGTGTCGTTTGATGCCCACAATGGAGCGCAGAACTTTGCCACAGTTTGGCCACAGGCACTTGTACATCACCTTCACAGAGTTCTACAGGAAAGGAAGACAGGGTGAGTGGATATGTCTTTCTCCTTATCCCTCGCTCAACCTTACCCAATGGGGACTCAAACTGGCTGCTGTCCCCAGCCTGACCCAACAAAAACCTCCAGGAAAGGGGTTCTCTGGGACCAGAGAAACTTACAACCAGGGGCTAGAAAGCCCCAACCTAAGAGATGGTCCTGGTGGCCAACAGCGGTGCTCGGTGCTGTGGCTAAGACCCTACTGGAGGCCTCTCCCACACAGACCTCTGCAGAAACACAGGAAAGAAGGCAGGGATTGGGGTGGAGGCTAAAACAGAAGAGGCTTTAAATAGGAGAAGGAGAATCCTGGGAATATCACCAGGTAACAGAAGCAGCAATAAAAAACCGAAACGGGAGTGAACCCAAGACTATCTAGGGCCTGCAGGGTCCCCTCCCCTCCACGGCTGGCTGTCCCCACACAGACATcatccactccagcctgggctcccaCTCACACCACAATCACGTACCTTTCTTTTTCGTGGAGCTGGTTCGTCCAGCAGGAAAGGGTCAGGATCGGTCTCAAAGCCATGATCAGTTTGGGGAGAACCAAAAGCATCCCCCAAATACTTGGGgctggcctgggggtgggggggcgagGGGGTGGAGACACCACTGCTCCCACTCCAGTGACCACTGGTAGTGCTGCTGCCGCTGTCCGAGATGTCACCACTCTCCTTCCATGGGTCGCAGGCCGCACGGGAAGCTGGCCAGACGAAGAAAAGATGAGAGGACGCTCACGGGCGTGTCCCTGGGCAAACTCTCCCTTCTGAACTTCGGTAAACATGGAGAGGAGTTCATTCATGGCAGCAATTTCTCTTGGTAGAACTGCTCTGCCCTCACAGACATTTCCTACCATAGCCACCTGGTCATCACTGACCAACAGATACACACTGCAAGTTCGCTTTGTATAGGATTCATACAAAGAGAAACCTAActgaaatttctctttttaaacaaaaattttttttagagatggggtcttgctatgttgcccaggctggtctcaaactcctatcctcaagcgatcctctggcctcagcctcccaaagtgctgcctgTTTCTCACTTTATACATTAAATAaaggggggatggggagggggaagggcaAAGCCTCTGCAGCCTCCAGGCCTGGTTGAGAACAGGCACACCCAGAGTGTTGGGTACCACCCAGAGCATTTTCCTACAGCTGACACCAACTTAAAGGTCTTCTTGACCAGCTTTCCTGAAAAATGCTCTTCAATCATCTAAACCCAGGCCAGTCCATAGAAACCTGTGGGTGAAACAAACCACTCAGCCTTTGCAACTCTCGGGAGGGTGCACAACATTTCCCAGTGCTAGCTGCAGCCCAGGTGGAACCTGCTTTAATCAAGAAGTAACATGTTTGGAGGAGGAAAGACAAGCTCTGCGAGCAATTCTGGTCATCACAAGGTGGCAGGGGGCTTTCGTGCCTGACATGGCCCTGAGCAGCTGCTGGGCTCCTGAATGCCTCTGAGCAGGAGGACGGGCATCAGCAGACATGGAGAATCTTCCGTTTTTAAACAGCACATCTGCAGGCTGCATGGGCCCAACCCAGACTCTCACTCCTTGGCCAAAAATCCAGGTGAATTTATAATATAGAAAAATCTGAAATTCTGATATGTGGAAATAccaagagagagggaaaaaagctACCTGTCCTCAAAAGCCCCAACTCCCAACAGGGGCGTTCCACAGAGCCCCCTAACCCTGGATTCCAAGGTCTACTAGCACATCCCTTGTGGCCAGGATAAAATCCTGCTGCCTTTCTCTCCTCTTGCTCATAGTCCAGACTCCTTCAACGCTAATCAGGGATCTACCTGGCACAGGCTCCCATCTTTCCATGTTTCTTGTCCAGGCTCTCCTTACATCTCACATCCTAGAAGCAGCCCACCCAAAAAGAATGAGATGGAGGAAGAACTCTTCCCTCCCCAGATACTGCTGTCATGTCTCACAGCTAGCTATCACTGTCCCTTCCTGGGAACTAAGAGATTACTACATGTACATGTGTGCTTAAAAAAGGGTACACCTTCAGGGCAGAACACAAGAATCATTAAACAGGCCAACAGGTGAAAGACCCACGCACATCCACTGGTAGGAAAACGATCAGGGAGAGAAGGGCAGTGAGCAGAATACTACATGGCAACATCTAGGATGCTCAGGACTCCGGGACAAAGAGCAGGTCAAGCAGCAGGCACACCCTACAAATGCGGTAGCCCTTCCCTATAGGAACCATTCACAATGGCTCAAATGCATGAAATCTGCATGGCAGATTTTGACTGGCacacaaagaaagcaaaacataaaGCAAAACGTTATCTATAAGTTATAAGTTAATGTGTAAGTTGTAAGTGACTCCATCTTTGATCATAAGTTTTTCTAGGACACAGGCAATAAATACACATTCTATACCATGAAAATAGAGTACTGCTCTACAAATGCACGGCACTCAGAGCTTACGAGTgaacttttaagaaatatttataatccTGTTTTCtatacacagacatgcacacacacatgccatcCTAACCACACAGAAACCAAAGGGACTATGTGGCATTTGTGCAAATAGTATCTACGACTCTGTTAGTCAAGGTTTTGGTTGTTGTATAGACCACACTTTGCAGAATACTTCAAGATAATTAGGCCAAGGAAGCCTTATATTTCCACTGACTTCAGctataagataaaaaatatactgtcatcaaaaaaaatttaatagacaatattttttttttttttacaaagggaCTTAAAATTGTCAGGATGATGGCATATCATCAGTGAGATGCTTCTACGTTGATGTGCACTTGTGTATGCATGTATTACACATACCCTCATAATGGGAACTGGagtcaataattttcttttctttctttacgaCACTTTCCTAGATCTTTCCACTGTTAACCCAACCATCCAGATCTCCTAAACTCTCCTGAGAACTTAGAAATTAACTCCTTTCCTCTTCCCTATTTGGCTGTGCTAATAGAGCAGGCATGCAATACTAAGCTTCACAGCTAGGTGTCCTCATAATGCAATGACTTCCTTTGGCAGCCTAGTCATTGACAGCTGACTTTGAGTCAAGAAAGtaaattttctctctcctttatgTTTAATTTCTATTTAGGGAGATTCCTTATGAGGGATACTTATGAAGGCTACTTTCCTCCTGCTATGTGCTCAGAGCTAACTCCGTATTTTCCTGTAAGTTTGTAAGTAGCTTGCAATTCAGTTAGGTGTCCACCAATGAAGAAGTTCTTCCCTGGGAGTACGGTAGGCCAGCCCTGCCATGAATTTCCCAAAAAACTTCAGGTTCACTACCAGTCTTGCCAAACTACTGACAAATACTCAGCAACCCTTTTTTCCCTCATATTATTGATAAAGTATTTTGGGGTTGCAACTacagaaattttgttttaataaatttgcCTTGAAGTTGAATCACTGGTTTTTATTAAGCAATTAGACTTACTTTAGAATTTAGCTCATTTATTCCGGGTCCTTGTCCCATAGGCCCACACTAATTTATGAGGCTGAATTAGGCACGTGGAATGAGGGCATGAATTTTCTGAGGCCACTAGAAGACCATTTAGCATATTGCTACTTTGTGAACTAAATATTCCTCTATTGGCCTCATTCAGACcccaccaaagtgctgggctcaGCCACTCCCATTGAAGAACTTACTCCACTGGCCACTGCAGCTCAGTCCCATGCTCAACCATCTTCACAATGTACCAGGAAACTCCTccccaggtgaggaaactgaggaaaaaGAACGGAAGCGTCTAACTCCATGGCATGCAGCCGGTCAGAGGTGCCAGTGGGAGGTGTCCCTGGACATTCTATTGCCAGGCCGGTGACATAGGCAACTAGCTGCTCTGCACAGAGGATGTTTGTCGTGGGCCTCTACCATGCCCAGAACCCAGCTGGGCCCCGCTTGCTCACCAGAGAAGTTGGCCTCGGTCCCAGGAGGACTCTGTACAACAGGGCTGCAGGACAGGGACGTCAGCACCATGGCCGCCATCATCTCATCCATTTCCACTGCGTCCGACTTCCTGGATTCACACGGATGAGTGGGAAATGTTACTTCCTGGCATGGCGGGCCCATGGTCCTTGCAAAACGAGACACCACTTCTGGCTGGTTTCACACAATCATCTTACACTTCTGGACTGTCCCCTCCAAGTCCCTCCAACTCCAATCAGCCAGTGTGTGCTCAGATCATATAAACTAAGTGAAACATGAAGGTCTCCCCTTCTTCCTGAGCAGTACCCATTCTGAGTGATGCTTCTAATATTAGGCAGCCCCGGTATAAGCCGCTGGGTCTCATCCCACTGTGACGCCCTGAGAGAGCCCCATTCTCCCATGACTTTGCTGCTGAACTCTGCAGCTTAAAAAAAGGAGAATGTTATTTAGGGGAAAGAGGATAGACTCGAAATGAACACGGGGACAAAAGATGCCCACTGGAATTCAAAAGCACAACAATTACCTCCTTTCCTTGTCCCATATTTAAATTTAAGAGGGAACAATTATACACTAACCACcttctcccacccctcccccaagaaAAATGGTAAGGCTATTCTGACAGCTTCTGAATGTCAACAGAACCTACTACCCAAGCCAATGTGCAAATAAACCATAAGCACTAAAATAAATCTCCCAGTGCAAGTGTCCACGCTTTATACAGCAGAGTTCTAAAAAATGttacacataattttttaaaaatccgtaTATCACTACATTATTTGGAAGTAAAACTGGAGCTGTCTAGAAGTTAATGCTAAAGTATTAGTAAAAGTTAGTCTGAAATAAACTTCTAAGTGGTCTGTTTCAAAAAGCTGTCTTAATTTATTCCTTACAATTCAGGTCCACCAAAATATGACTTGGGTTTGAAGCAGCTAAACCAAGACTATTAATACATTAAACACATTAGCATCTCTGTTTTTGTATGATCTTTGAATTTTCATTTCcatagaacagaaaaataaattctttaccTGCATTCCACTGAATACACTATCACAAATATTGCTGCTCTAATTTGGTTTCAAAATACTGGGTCTGCTGTGTTTTTTAGCACTCATAGACTAACACAGAGAGGTGGGATAGGGTG from Gorilla gorilla gorilla isolate KB3781 chromosome 7, NHGRI_mGorGor1-v2.1_pri, whole genome shotgun sequence carries:
- the ZNF395 gene encoding zinc finger protein 395; this translates as MASVLSRRLGKRSLLGARVLGPSASEGPSAAPPSEPLLEGAAPQPFTTSDDTPCQEQPKEVLKAPSTSGLQQVAFQPGQKVYVWYGGQECTGLVEQHSWMEGQVTVWLLEQKLQVCCRVEEVWLAELQGPCPQAPPLEPGAQALAYRPVSRNIDVPKRKSDAVEMDEMMAAMVLTSLSCSPVVQSPPGTEANFSASRAACDPWKESGDISDSGSSTTSGHWSGSSGVSTPSPPHPQASPKYLGDAFGSPQTDHGFETDPDPFLLDEPAPRKRKNSVKVMYKCLWPNCGKVLRSIVGIKRHVKALHLGDTVDSDQFKREEDFYYTEVQLKEESAAAAAAGTPVPGTPTAEPAPTPSMTGLPLSALPPPLHKAQSSGPEHPGLESSLPSGALSKSAPGSFWHIQADHAYQALPSFQIPVSPHIYTSVSWAAAPSAACSLSPVRSRSLSFSEPQQPAPAMKSHLIVTSPPRAQSGARKARGEAKKCRKVYGIEHRDQWCTACRWKKACQRFLD